Sequence from the Sphingobacteriaceae bacterium GW460-11-11-14-LB5 genome:
AGGTCGTGGTGATTACTTAACCGTAGAGCTGGAAAGAACTACGCATCAGGATTTTTCTCATCAGTTCCGTTTTGGTTCTGCTGTGGTATTGTTTTCCAATCACGATGCCAAAGAAGACCGCGTAGAAGGGATTATTACGCATCAAAGCGGTAGCCGGATGAAAATCAGCTTCCGGGTGGATGAATTGCCAGACTGGACAAGAGATGGTAAACTCGGTGTAGACTTACTTTTTGATAATAATAGTTATGATGAAATGCAGAGTGCGCTTAAACAGGCTACGCATTTAGCAGAAAATGAATCAGAAAATAAACTGATCCGCATTTTAACGAAAGGAGAAAAACCATCATTTCAGGGAGAAGAGAAATTTATTATTCCAAATACGTTAAACGATTCGCAGCAATTAGCGGTCAATAAAATTATTGCAGCCGATCATTTGGCTGTGGTTCATGGTCCGCCGGGTACCGGAAAAACCACTACACTCGTACATGCCATAAAATCGTTGGCTAAACACAGCGATCAGAAAATTTTGGTGGTCGCACCCAGTAATACTGCTGTTGATTTACTTACCGAAAAATTAGCTGCTGAAGGCTTAAAAGTAATCCGGGTGGGTAATCCGGCAAGGGTTTCAGAAAGGTTGCTTGCCGCTACTCTTGATCATCAAATGGCCGATCATCCGGAGATGAAAACAATCAAGGCTTTAAAAAAACAAGCCAGTGAGTATAAAAACATGGCCCATAAATACAAACGCAGTTTTGGTAAAGCAGAACGCGACCAGCGTAAGGCACTGTTTGACGAAGCACATAAAATTGGAAAGGAAGTAGAAAAAACCGAGCAATACATCATGGATAATCTGTTTACCAAAGCACAGATTATTACGGCCACACTGGTCGGCGCTAACCACTATACCGTTCGGAATTTAAAGTATAATACCATAGTAATTGATGAGGCTGGCCAGGCTTTAGAACCAGCTTGCTGGATACCAATTTTAAAGGCGCAGAAAGTCATACTGGCTGGTGATCATTTTCAGCTTTCACCAACCATAAAATCAAATGAAGCAGCCAGAAATGGCTTAAGTAATACTTTATTAGAGAAAACGGTAAAGCTTCATCCAGAATCGGTTGTGTTGTTAAAAGAACAATACAGGATGAATGCAGCTATTATGGGGTATTCTGCTCAGGTGTTTTATCATAATGAATTAAAAGCCCATCACTCTGTAGCCGGTCATTTATTATTTCCCGGCGATCAACCGATTCAGTTTATTGATACGGCTGGTTGTAGTTTCGACGAAAAATTAGATGGAACAAGTACAACCAATCCTGATGAGGCCGCGTTTTTGATCAAGCATTTAACCCACCTGGTAGCTAATTTAGCAGCTAATCCTACCACAGATGGCTTTCCATCCATTGCAATTGTTTCGCCTTATAAACAGCAGGTTCAGATTTTAAATGCCCTGGCCCAGGAAAATGAAATTTTAAATCCTTATCGTAATCACATTGCAGTAAATACCATTGATAGCTTTCAGGGGCAGGAGCGTGATGTAGTTTATATTAGTTTAACCAGAAGTAACAGCGATGGAAGCATAGGCTTTTTATCAGATACGAGGAGAATGAATGTTGCCATGACGAGGGCCAGGAAAAAACTCGTAATTATCGGAGATAGTTCCACCTTATCGAAATCTGATTTTTATGCTGACTTTATTCAATACGCAGAACAACTGGATGCCTACCACAGCGCCTGGGAATTTATGGAGCTATAGCCATAAAACTGTTACTTATGATATTAAAAATAATAAATAAAATTATTATTTTTACATTAATCATCTCACATTAATGGTAAAATTCGGTGTTATTGTCAACCTGGATAGCACTTCTTTAAGAATGTTTAAACCGATAATAGATTAGATGGCTTGGTTTCAAATTTAACTTTACCATTTAGATGATTGAAAATATCAAAATTCTTATTGCCGATGACAGCGAATTGATGAGGCTTTTAATGAGACGTTTTTTTAGCAAATGCCTCATCTCACCCGATATCTCAGAAACCAAAGATTTACCAGATACCATTAATTACCTCAGGAAAGAAGTGATCGATTTTCTCCTGCTGGACATTAATATGCCACAAGGTGATAGCAATCCGGATACCATAAGGGAAATCCTGGCCATCCAGCCGGATATTAAAATCTGTATGTTTAGTGGAAATGACCGAACTACACTGGAGCAAGGGTATTTAGATGCCGGGGCTGTAGGTTTTATCCAGAAAGATGAAAATATGGGCTCTTCGCTCGAAAAAGTAATTAAAGGCGTTTATTGCTAAGCTTTTTCCAGTTTCTTTTCTTCTTCGAGTTTACCCGAGATACTTGCTCCTGCAATGAGCAGCTCGTGCGTAATGGTTTTGGTATATTCTGTAATTTCTGATTTAAAATCTTTTACCGATGAGCCGGAACGTATTTCCTCTAACCTTTTTTCCCACTGTCCGGTAAGCTCAGCCTGCGCAATCTGTTTATCCTTAACCACCTCATAAACAGCCAGACCTTTATTGGTTGGAACAAGATTTCTCTTTTCCCTTGTAATATATTCCCGGGTGATTAAGGTTTCGATAATGGATGCACGCGTTGCCGGCGTACCTAAACCACTATCTTTCATGGCATAACGTAATTCTTCATCTTCTATCTCCTTGCCGCATGTTTCGAGTGCTTTTAATAACGAAGCCTCGTTGTACATGGGTTTAGGTTTGGTCTGCTTTTCTAAAAGAGATTTTTCGGTTATAGCCAATTGTTCTCCAACGGCAACCTTTGGTAAAGCTGCATTGTCTTCATCCTTTTTATCGTCTTCAGGGTCGTTAAATACCGCCCGCCAGCCCGCAGAGCGGATGACCGTTCCATTGGCTACAAAAGTAACGCCTGATTGAATGGTTATTTTGGTTAATTCTTTAAGGCATTCCTGGTGAAAAGCCTCAATCATACGGCCAACAACCATATCGTACACCGCTTGTTTATCTGCACTTAGTCCATAAGCCTGTTCTCCGGTAGGTAAAACAGCATGGTGATCGGTTACTTTTTTTGCGTTAACACTTCGCTTATTTAACGTAATGCTTTGCAGAAATTGTGCTTGTTTTCCAAAATCGGGATGATCGGTAAATTTCGCAATCAAATCTGGAACGCCGGCAAAAACATCATCGCCAATATAACGCGATCCGGTACGGGGATAAGAAACCAGTTTACTCTCGTACAGGTTTTGCAAAATATTAAGTGTTTGATCGGCAGTATAGCCCTTTTTCTTATTGGCTTCTTGCTGCAAACTGCTTAAATCGTGCAATAGCGGAGGTGGTTCTTTTCTCGGTTTAGCTTCTACAGCGGTAATGTTACCACCTGTTGGAAAACCAGAAGCCACATCCTCTACAAGTGCAAACAACTTTTCTACTTCTTCCTTTTCCTTATAGTTCGAAGTGGATATGGCTTTAAAAACCTGCTCATCTTTAGAAAGTAAAATACTGATCTGATAATAGGTTTGCGGTACAAAGTTTTTGATTTCTAAAAAACGGGCGCAGATCATGGCCAGGGTGGGCGTTTGTACCCGTCCCAACGAAAGCACTGTTCTGTTGCCTGCTGAAATACTGAGTGCCTGCGTCGCATTCATTCCCACCAGCCAATCAGATTCTGAGCGGCAATGAGCCGAATTAAACAAGGTATCGTAATCTGTTCCGGGTTTTAGATTTCTGAATCCATCTTTTATCGCTTCATCTGTTTGCGAAGAGATCCAGAGGCGTTTGAAAGGTTTTTTGCATTTCAGGTAATAATAAATGTACCTGAAAATTAATTCACCCTCACGCCCGGCATCCGTTGCCACAATGATTTCGCTCGCCTCATCGAAGAGCTTTTTAATGGTGTCTAATTGTTTCCGAACAGCCGGATCTTCTACAAAACCGTCTTTTGTTTTAATCTTCCTGACAGCAAGTTTAAACTTTTGCGGAAGCATGGGTAAATGTTGCTTCCTCCAGCCAATAAAACCATAATCCTGAGGGGGAGCCAATTGTAATAAATGCCCGAATGCCCAGGTAAAAGAATATCCTTTACCTTCAATGTATCCATCTTTTCTGGTGGTTGCTCCGAAAACTTTAGCAAGTTCACGACCAACAGAGGGCTTTTCTGCAATTACAATCTTCATGAATGGGCTTATCTTTTCAAGCCCAAAGATGATTAAAATATCGGCAACAGCTTAAAAAAATTACTCACAATAGTACTTAACACTCGTTTTGGCAAACAATTATCAGATAACTTTGTCCAACATTTGGATCCGGAATTTTTATATCGAATTGATTAACAATCCGGTAATATCTCGATCTAACTGCTACAATTGATTTTTAATGAATGGATAAAGTTTACGAATTAGAAGGGAATAAAATTAAAGTCGGGCTCGAGCCTCAATTAATCCGTGTGTACAGTAATGCAGAACTTTGGGCTTATCTCGAT
This genomic interval carries:
- a CDS encoding DNA helicase, which gives rise to MPKEYFKKLQDLLDTERNEDLQSYLKLTENTSAADRRALGLTWYPIAIRNTEIGRGDYLTVELERTTHQDFSHQFRFGSAVVLFSNHDAKEDRVEGIITHQSGSRMKISFRVDELPDWTRDGKLGVDLLFDNNSYDEMQSALKQATHLAENESENKLIRILTKGEKPSFQGEEKFIIPNTLNDSQQLAVNKIIAADHLAVVHGPPGTGKTTTLVHAIKSLAKHSDQKILVVAPSNTAVDLLTEKLAAEGLKVIRVGNPARVSERLLAATLDHQMADHPEMKTIKALKKQASEYKNMAHKYKRSFGKAERDQRKALFDEAHKIGKEVEKTEQYIMDNLFTKAQIITATLVGANHYTVRNLKYNTIVIDEAGQALEPACWIPILKAQKVILAGDHFQLSPTIKSNEAARNGLSNTLLEKTVKLHPESVVLLKEQYRMNAAIMGYSAQVFYHNELKAHHSVAGHLLFPGDQPIQFIDTAGCSFDEKLDGTSTTNPDEAAFLIKHLTHLVANLAANPTTDGFPSIAIVSPYKQQVQILNALAQENEILNPYRNHIAVNTIDSFQGQERDVVYISLTRSNSDGSIGFLSDTRRMNVAMTRARKKLVIIGDSSTLSKSDFYADFIQYAEQLDAYHSAWEFMEL
- a CDS encoding DNA topoisomerase III, producing MKIVIAEKPSVGRELAKVFGATTRKDGYIEGKGYSFTWAFGHLLQLAPPQDYGFIGWRKQHLPMLPQKFKLAVRKIKTKDGFVEDPAVRKQLDTIKKLFDEASEIIVATDAGREGELIFRYIYYYLKCKKPFKRLWISSQTDEAIKDGFRNLKPGTDYDTLFNSAHCRSESDWLVGMNATQALSISAGNRTVLSLGRVQTPTLAMICARFLEIKNFVPQTYYQISILLSKDEQVFKAISTSNYKEKEEVEKLFALVEDVASGFPTGGNITAVEAKPRKEPPPLLHDLSSLQQEANKKKGYTADQTLNILQNLYESKLVSYPRTGSRYIGDDVFAGVPDLIAKFTDHPDFGKQAQFLQSITLNKRSVNAKKVTDHHAVLPTGEQAYGLSADKQAVYDMVVGRMIEAFHQECLKELTKITIQSGVTFVANGTVIRSAGWRAVFNDPEDDKKDEDNAALPKVAVGEQLAITEKSLLEKQTKPKPMYNEASLLKALETCGKEIEDEELRYAMKDSGLGTPATRASIIETLITREYITREKRNLVPTNKGLAVYEVVKDKQIAQAELTGQWEKRLEEIRSGSSVKDFKSEITEYTKTITHELLIAGASISGKLEEEKKLEKA